A part of Babylonia areolata isolate BAREFJ2019XMU chromosome 6, ASM4173473v1, whole genome shotgun sequence genomic DNA contains:
- the LOC143283025 gene encoding proteasome assembly chaperone 1-like: MRRKRDLQVIMATFYGEVLPVFSRAVDDDEDEDELVSELGDPFIHWSSRTQNIMLHLPNNKLECNVLIVAIGPAAVGFTDTCIKHGDYHMVAGIFSGLRDSDPQTLMQNAPTDKTCYIYRSNEDASTFVCLCNMEVATEQCFAWVNQLFSGLDASDAYVVVLNTLPTSHFTSEVPTSDLPVPLLRGLKTNKFAGTPLCPVLEQPNLIPGLAAQVMTYCQAHSMKAVLYQCYTNARRSVDLATLKAFMPILESTPVRDIIRKNPDAVERLRDIAELHEVQDTLYI; encoded by the exons ATGAGACGGAAACGAGATTTGCAAGTCATCATGGCGACATTCTATGGAGAAGTGCTACCTGTCTTCTCACGTGCtgtcgatgacgatgaagatgaagatgaacttGTTTCAGAGCTCGG TGATCCATTCATTCACTGGTCCAGCAGAACACAGAACATCATGCTCCACTTACCAAACAATAAACTGGAATGCAATGTATTGATTGTTGCCATTGGGCCTGCAGCTGTTG GGTTTACAGATACTTGCATCAAGCATGGTGACTACCATATGGTGGCTGGTATCTTCAGTGGTCTTCGAGACAGTGACCCTCAGACGCTGATGCAGAATGCACCAACAGACAAGACGTGTTACATCTATCGCAGCAATGAAGACGCCTccacatttgtctgtctctgtaacatGGAAGTTGCAACTGAGCAGTGTTTTGCATGGGTGAATCAG TTATTTTCAGGGTTAGATGCCTCAGATGCCTATGTGGTTGTGCTGAACACTTTGCCCACCAGTCATTTCACCAGCGAAGTTCCCACTTCTGATCTGCCAGTGCCCTTGCTGCGAGGGTTGAAGACAAACAAGTTTGCTGGCACCCCCTTGTGTCCTGTTCTGGAACAACCCAACTTGATTCCAGGGCTGGCTGCCCAGG TGATGACGTACTGCCAAGCCCATTCCATGAAGGCGGTGCTGTATCAGTGTTACACCAACGCCAGAAGGTCAGTGGACCTGGCCACCCTCAAAGCCTTCATGCCGATTCTGGAATCAACCCCTGTCAGAGATATCATCAGG AAAAACCCTGATGCAGTGGAGCGCCTGAGGGACATTGCAGAACTCCATGAAGTGCAGGACACCTTATACATATAG